A stretch of DNA from Xyrauchen texanus isolate HMW12.3.18 chromosome 36, RBS_HiC_50CHRs, whole genome shotgun sequence:
tgagagtctccgcggtgtcatgcacaacttaccacgtgataagatgcgtggactgacggtctcagaagcagaggcaactgagacttgtcctcctccaccaGGATTGAAGCGAGTAACggcgccaccaagaggacctgccaagtagtgggaattgggcatttcaaattaggagaaaaggggataaaaaataactaaataaaaattattgttttagacTAACTGAAATAAAACTGCAAGTAAACGTTAAGTAAAGTACAAGTAAACATACTGAATGAATCAAGGAGCAGATGTGGCTGAAAATGTGATTCATCCGCGCAGTACACATCCTGCAGAAATAGTAATAGTATGGtaatatgctattccaaacatagccactGTCTTGCTTACCACACTTATCTTAACCCACAATGTTACAGCTTCAAAGTAGAAGTAACCAGATACCATCAACTACTTACATAAGAAATGTAATCATTACAACTGACCAAAAgtaaacatacaatttttcaCACATAGCACTCATTACATTTGAACAGTGTAAAATGATGAGTATGTTCCAACATATAGACAGAGACAAAGAGGTAATTCTGGGCAATCACTATAACATGTTAAAAGGAAtggtgcacccaaaaatgaaaccttATCATatgctcacccttatgtcatatcaaacttttttaacatttaaatggaaTAACAAATTAGATATATCTTTTCCATTCAATTAAAGCAAACAGTAACAGggactgtcaaactccaaaaaggataaaaagcaccataaaagtagtccttgcTATTTAAGCTGCATGTTCAAACTTATGAAAATAAAGATATTAAGTAATATGGAttaggaatgacatgaggatgagtaaatggtgaccattttcatttttggggtgaacaattcctttaatgacAATTTTAAAGCTGGACTCACCAGCGATCTGTTCTTCGGTCAGCTGGTCTGCCTGTATTagtagagagagagggagagagagagagaaagtcaaTCATCTCATATGCAGtgctcacacacgcacacctCTGACTAAATGAGTTTAATGAAGGACATGTATAAAAATAGTTCTTTTAAAATAACCACGGCAGTTATAATTAGACAGTGCCACACAGGGGGTCATGAATGCGACACACTTTAAATGATTGCATCTCTCTCTGACACAGAGTTCATTATTCAATTATTAAAGAGGAGAGGATTCATCCGTGCACGTGGTTCACTTGAAGTGATTCAGCTGGGCCTTTTTTATTCTTGATGGATGCTGCCCTGTATTCAAAGCCTTGTGATTCACAAAGAGCTTAAAATGGATATGGCGCAAAATAAATGATCTATAACAGAATAAAGCAGAGATGGGTCTGACTCATTCACTTATGAGGCAATAACTTTAGCTGTAATACATTTAGGCTTGCCATTTGAGATGAGAATATGGCTGATACAAATCCCAATAACATCCCAAAATTGTTTTATAGTAAAATGAAAACAGTTCTAAATTGCAAGATAAACTAGATTtgacattttcagaagaaaacaTGAGTGGTGCTTGTCTGTGCAAAACTCACCGGCACATGTTCATATTCCTGAACCTGAATTTTTTTGACTTTTGGTTCTGTTAACGGTTCCCAATCCCCCCAATTTTTCGCCATACCATTCCGCACTACCATTCAGCGACACTTCAACACCACTACAGAATCAACAGTGTGAAACATCCACAaaaccagtgcagtccgattcctgaacaaataacTCTCACGAGCAGTTTCTTTAGAATCTAGGTACAACGCAACCTCCCGAACAACTATTTTTGCCTGTTCTTTTCAGTGAACAAAAAAACTTACTACAAGTAATTTATTTCGTCATATCCGATTCGAAATGAACAAAGAATTGTTACTGTGTAACAATGTTACTGTGTCGTCTTTTGTGCGAAATTAACACCCAAGCACCAAATGCAGGTACATTTTGCAGTGTCACCCGCCTCTCTTTGTGTCgggtcacaaaatgtatgtccCAGTTTTGTCCTCAAGGGGGCTCTGTTGGCCTACAGTCAGCAAGACCACAGGTGTTTAGACAGTCTTTAGCTAGTTTCCCGCTGATCATCAATAGCCTCAGTTAGTATTTCTAGAAGAAAGATGAAGGCAATGTTTAGGACCATTCATGCCATCGTGAATTTGGGAAAACCAACTCTAGGATTTCAAGTGGATGTTTGGGTAATTTATAAAtacacaccaccacacacacaaattaataatTGCATTATATTACCAGAACAGAGTGATTTTCACGACGGTTCTGGTAACAGTTCTTGAATGTGCAGCCTTCCGGCGATGCATACAgaaaaccataaaaaaataaacagatatgGACTCTACAGCACAAGACATAATGCGCAAACAGTATAGTCCgactcccaaacaaatgactcgttgatctgtttatttttaaattaacaactACAGCGCTACCAGTGTTGTCCTGTTCCCAAAAGAATTACTCTAATGACCCTGCTCTTGTaaattaacaagattacaaacagcTGATGCTGACTGGATATTTCTGACTGAGTTAATTGACTCACTCAAAATAACCATTATAAATAACTATTACTGTGATATCTACATAACATTTCGTTTataggtagaccgatatatcagttttaccgattaatcggtgccaaaAGTTGCATTTTGAATCGGTTATCAGCGAAAATCGCCGATGGTTGCGATAGATTTTATTACATCGGAGTGCTcccggaagtaaacaattatagtgaaaaggacttaaatattgatcggtttctctcCTAAAGCggtcgtatcactttagaagacattaatataACCAcgggagttgtgtggattacttttactatgattgTCTGAGCTTTTTGTAGCTTTAATATGCCGATCATTCACTTTGTTTGTATGCACTTacagtacagagctgaaatattcttctaataatctttgttgtgttcagcataagaaataaagtcatccacttctgggatggaatgagggtgagtaaatgaagagaatttccatttttgggtgaaataaccctttaaacATAAAGGGGGCCTCTACCGAGATCAGTATCAGGCATTAGCTGAATATGCCATTTATTAGAACCAGCTACACAGACAGCTAAATGCCTTGTGTGGATGTAGGTGCGTTGCCACCTCAATTGCAGCTGGATAACATAATCAATGCTGCTTTTGAGGCCTCTAAATGCACTTCAATGACTACAATCACTTCAGATCAAGTGGAGCATGAGGGGATAAATGCAACAAGAGTTGCATTCCAATTTGATGAGTGTGTCTGCAATGCAGATCCAGTGTCATCTGCAGCAGCTATGATTTCATTCAATGCAGGGGGAAAAGGGGGAGGGGATGACCAGGATCAGTCACTGCAGTTCAGCATGCTGCAATATGCAATCTCACTGTCCACTCCATTCATATTTATGCTTATATAGCTAAATGGTATTACTGGAGTATGGGGGGTTGTGGGATGCTGAATTGCAGATTTGCATGCAGCCTGACTCATGGTGCACAACAGCTAGCCTACATGTTGTGAGCAAATGCAACAGTGTCTTCAGGACCCATGTCAGACAAGGTGACGTTTTCAAACTTTGTGTAGGATTTGAGAACCATTTATGCAAACAAACGTGGGTAAAGCCATCTAAGAGAAATTAGGAACTTGAGCGAATATGCTTTGCTGATGGTTAAGGTTATTTTTACACCACCACGCCCACACTTATCCTTCTGTTAAAGGCAATGAGCTCAGCCCATGTAAAATTAGCAACCAGTCACTGTTCACACACCGAGATGAGTTGAAGCACAGCATGGAGGCAACTTGCAtgatgtattacatatttaactcACAACGTTAACGCTAAAACATCCAACAATGACATCGTCAATGCTCTGGACAAACATCGTTGACAATGCACATTTCATTATATGCATGCATTTGTAATATTTCAGGACAAAAGCAGCTCGTTTGTATTAAAAGTGACCATAATATGCAGTCTTAAAACAGAAAAATGCAGCATGTTTGATTGCCAGACTTCAGGTAAGGCGAGCGCGATATACTGTTTATGAACCAATTGACTCATATACTACATTTTAGTATCTCATCTTGACAAATAATATGACAGTAATAACTGAATGATTTCCATATAACATAAATAACACATATGTGTTAATGTACATCTCTTTGTTGCGCTAACTGGCCAATTAGCGTTGCATTTCAATACGATATGGCTGCATTTCGTTGCAAGTTCAATTTCACTAACAAAAATACTCTTGATACCTCTTAAATGTCAAAGCATTCAagtttaaattaatattgtaattattattaactGTCAAACGGAGTCTGACAGGATGCTACAGAGCTAAACTGTTAGCTGCACGCGCTGCAGATATTATAACGGCTCTACTCACCATCTTTCCGGTGTGTTTTAATCAAGTCTCGTCTGAGTGTGTGCAAATTGAACTGCAGCGAGctacttaggtaaagttggtttgatattcgcacattcgcacattcgcgttaaagaactttttcaattaaatagtcaataaagcaattttttttcagattcgaagcagctacatgatattgacaacaaaggttgtgaactacaacattttttacaatcgatcaaaatgggcaagtatatttttaagcatgtactttagagatgaatattcaatgtgtgtcgtaaccaagatagggaccgtctaaaaagttcatattgtttttcatcgtgtgcaaacagacaactacattttagccaactgtagcctactggcaaatatctctcacattatgtgttctgatgctatagaatgtcctttagcaacaaaacctgcattataatgatggtgtttaaaaaggtgtttatgaaataataatgaatgaatctgtacatgaactgtaatttggtaacaatccagactgtagaaaggaaaatcatgtttaatctcctgaacatagttaattgcttcattttacaaccgtttatatttatttatttatttgaggaaaaaaaatgaaaaagaagtgtgtaagtgtggtggttttaataatgacatatgatttatttcaaaaggttttgaaaagcatcgagacgactgctacaaagcaagttggatcatcttgtctggaccctacagaacatactacagcccatgtcttgctgttttattcacctctgtttttctgtttttatctgtgataaagagtgtgtaacagtgttctccaggtgttgaataaaaagaatggctaaactctattttatgttttcctgttgtatgacatctgtgtttaacatggaactctaacaataacacaattcatgtacattgattgatgtttacagtcctgcagaaatattactgtccgtGGTACTGAATCCATCAGATTATTGACAAGTACTCATGAGCAAACATGATGATTATTTTGGGTGTGGATTTTGGAATAAACTGctgcttcaatgtaaatgtaataagtgacttatcaaggtattcatcaatatttttctttctaaatatcacatgagttgaatgacttctctaggcttgtgagattttactttgttatagaagttaccagtgtaattactgaaatgttcttttcatgtattctttaatgtctgtatctgatatctgaatgcagtaacagtgcttgctaatttagcccggcttccagaaatgaatctggaatcagcaatattgagatattttgttgatattaagtcattgaaggaaaattatattgtctgttttataaagggaattatggggcggagataatttgccaggacaagtggggtgaggcatacacacattgtctggtaccctaaaagtgtcagtcagaaagttgtttattttatgttcatcttAATACAATACAGAACTGCACAACATGTCCCTTCTGCAAGAGGTTTAGCTAAGAGAACATTCATTTGTCActttattctgagacattcaaGCATTTGTGGTCTGTCTATGGACACTTACAGACTTCGAAATCAGTCAGCTACATTTGAGGCATACAAATTAATAAAGGAAAAGCAGCAagcatacatttcaaatgataataatGGTAAACACATCTAAATGATACTAATGAGAAACACATCAACCTAATAGTAATGTTTCTTACAATATGATTGATTAGATTtggttaaataatatttaatatacaaatgattaaatgataaagcataagcaaaattgataaaacataagcaagaatatatatatacgtatgtattttttctgcttcatcaaatacatacatattttttacaatttaaacacacttttagcatgagctcctctaactgaatagcttacaaacacaaaccacaaatcCATGGTTCCTCTTCTGGTGGCAGATTCATTTCGAGGCACTGGACATGAAACCACCTCTGGCATAATTCACATTGAACCTGGAAGAAAAAGAGGACATTGTTAGATTTATTCAGAAActgttgtaattatgaaatgtatttgtgaaaactcattttctcttcaatttcttttcactttcaacaaataggcaataatgacataAAGAATACCCAGGTGCAGAGCTCCTCTGTTTGGTCCTTAGTGTCTTTTTGTCCACATACAGAGCAATACTCATCTCTCGACACTGCAATTATGATAATGTAGATAATTATACTCCATCACTCTGTCTCTGGAAATAAACTGTACTTTCAAAATAGTTTGCCAATACCTGATGCCTGCAAAAttgttttggcaacatttttcctgATGTGGCACATCTCCTCTTTGCTGGGTGTTATATTGATGCTCTCAGGAATTTTTGGAAAGTGTTCCACCTCCTGCTTGGCCATCTAGAAGGAGAGCGGAGAACATTACTAGTCTCATATGGGAAAATGTGAGAACAGTGTTTATGTAAAGTAGTTTTCCCTCCATTTACCTGCATCACAAAGACACCACAGCTGAAAGCATCCTCCTGGAACGAATGGTGTATTGTCCCAGACTTCCACATAGTGTCCACCCAGTCTTTTCTTCCATGCTGGTttcctctcttcctgaaatattccctgttgtaggaaaaatacagtgtgtggggttgtggtggtcttcagcaacatccatatgctaatattccaatattagtgttgtagatcgaaaaaggttacagattttttaaacaacataacatacCCAAATTTTTTGCATGCTTGTGTGGCAAGTTTCATTTCATCACTACCACGTTGAGGGTCAAGTATGAAAATGGTGTTAGTTGTAGCATGTAgacactaaatataaaaaaaagaataataattagtcattcaattaaatgtctgtgaaaaggtcaaacatttatgtatgggtgtatcaatgtttatctgtaatagccatacaacacaataattttattttttacttataatatatttttacttaccacaaacctccagtgcacgtgtctgatatttacaacagagatgaccccatcatattgctcaaagttgacctatatatcagaaaagtaaataaatgtatttgtgtactgtaaaataaatggacatttaaaaatgcagaatcatAAGTAGTTGCACTCACTTTTTTCAAACCTTGTCGTATGACCTGGTCTTCTgggccatttaaaatgacacctgtGGTGTAATGGCTTAGCTGGTAGATATTTGCACCCTTTGCATTAAGTACAGCTCTTAAATAGCACTCGATCGTCtgggaaaaaaaagataaatcattgcaattattcaatttatttaaattagtacgtacattgagaaaaaacatttagtatctggcatttacttttcttaggtacaacattttttatagtttataaatgtatatatagtacaattttactagatatttttgttatgataTGTGTACCTCTCCAAATAACCAGTCATGCGGCTTCAGTGTTAGGAACTCCTCGTGATGTAACAGGAACTCCAGATTCTGATCGTCAGACTTCACAATGGCTACAACCAGTTCATTGTGCGGTTTTGTCCATAACATGTCAATCTgtgaatgttacacacttcatatagtcaataataagttagctgaatatatgcaataaatagtttcatttgtTGTACTAACTTAATTACCTCTTCCTCTACAGGGAGTGCCTCTGCAGGAAGCTGCATTGGCTCAGGACTTGACTGTTTGTGGCTTTTTGGCTTATCTTTGTggatccttcttttctttttttgtggaacaggCATTCTCTGAGGAACAGAAAAGAATTTGGATTTGGTGTTTGGGAAACGTTCTTCCTTCTTCTTCATCCAAGTTTCTTGACACTGATCAAGGTTCAGAGGTGGCTCAGGCTGGAGCAACAGCTTTTGAGGAAGGTTATGCAGAATGATGTGCTGTGTATATCTTGTTTGCAGAGACTGATGCGTTTTTCTTATGAAGATTCCTGgttttacattttgttgtttatgcattatggaatgtttgacaattccaaaccacctttctatgtgacaattggtatctcttgtttttggtagtgtcaatgttgtcaccaaatcctgttcacaagattcatacctaccggtagtcaggtctcccaacagcaagccactccaaagaggaaaaatggcaaggtaggtatcaaagaggacagtgaggatgcccggacaaaagtatgggttgtcctctttggccaaacatgtctcatcaccttcctcttcttccttcacctctttcatgatctgctggaagaaagcagtgaatggtgatctgccaatgatggtcattgcatgtcttctctcttcactttcacacatttcccagtcttcagattgggaagtttcttccagtgtatcctctttggatcttgaaatgacactctccaaaacacacagactttcTTTGGTTTGTGTTCaaggtttgtgttttgtggggttgtgagcaggccacaaaatgcacggaacacaattcttgattcagtcatgttgttGGCATTTTGGAGTCTTCTAAAGCATACGTGGCAAAGTCTCTCAGTCCTTTGTCATCTGTTTGCCTAGAGATTGCCTGTCTGACAGCTTTCAAAATGTGTGCAGAGCAAATGTGCAAGACAGTATATGACTTCATTTCATCCCATGATGTTTTCCCAATGCAGAACTTGTATGCTCT
This window harbors:
- the LOC127629698 gene encoding uncharacterized protein LOC127629698, whose translation is MHKQQNVKPGIFIRKTHQSLQTRYTQHIILHNLPQKLLLQPEPPLNLDQCQETWMKKKEERFPNTKSKFFSVPQRMPVPQKKKRRIHKDKPKSHKQSSPEPMQLPAEALPVEEEIDMLWTKPHNELVVAIVKSDDQNLEFLLHHEEFLTLKPHDWLFGETIECYLRAVLNAKGANIYQLSHYTTGVILNGPEDQVIRQGLKKMAKQEVEHFPKIPESINITPSKEEMCHIRKNVAKTILQASGSM